A genomic window from Ananas comosus cultivar F153 linkage group 22, ASM154086v1, whole genome shotgun sequence includes:
- the LOC109727187 gene encoding uncharacterized protein LOC109727187 isoform X5: MHEERFLDLILHAEHKELLEEMRTYYLSTHQEDKETISCPSIPMNEAVLNGQHITLDGLNGSENSLKESLNMEDEWTPHFPDSWDLRSLFKSSPWTASSSTASESRVAFATHFQHSFMKLLRDAQFQELSAQELLLTYALNTDYLLTLPIYVDWKKASESNVIIFRRGYATERQKGLLLVEKLDYLQSKLLQKVFFSLSTPLKNISKWLSEALKSLSGMEDLQIWNEKVKQWLKEQYSPENYLSFEESSSDNKVGSDTNTDLPIWIAAQRAVPRYRGLLSPVGPRGRLIRKLLTWTGLIPSLPEASNYCDIDMKYSENYLRPNFLPRITLTNIWEPASRESCGGNVWETLKASIAILFRRSTLQEPAFQELILLYTDESTQSRARDEKDMLPLQLKIYEKIPIPDLPVVFPHKKLSFRILDTVRLDIATIIGLLAYIVNYKFENIVSSPSAILLDVVAVSALIIYVFRVVLGYKQTWDRYQLLVNKTLYEKTLASGFGSVYFLLDASEQQQYKEAVLVYALLLCPKKYQISCRKTIGDACEHFMYDKFKEKIEMPINKAMDTLVRLGLVMEFPMDEDLNVVALSCSEACEILRKRWDSLLEQNS, encoded by the exons GTTCTTAGACTTGATACTTCACGCTGAACATAAAGAATTACTTGAAGAAATGCGAACCTATTATTTGTCTACACATCAAGAAGACAAGGAAACTATTAGTTGTCCTTCAATTCCTATGAATGAAGCTGTATTGAATGGACAGCATATAACCTTAGATGGTTTAAATGGCTCTGAAAATAGTCTAAAAGAAAGTTTAAATATGGAAGATGAGTGGACACCGCACTTTCCGGATAGCTGGGATCTAAGAAGTCTATTTAAATCATCTCCTTGGACAGCTTCTAGCAGTACTGCGTCCGAATCGAG AGTTGCTTTTGCAACTCATTTTCAGCATTCGTTCATGAAACTTCTACGTGACGCTCAATTTCAAGAGCTATCTGCGCAAGAATTGTTGTTGACATATGCCTTGAATACTGATTATCTCTTGACACTGCCAATATACGTTGACTGGAAAAAGGCATCTGAGTCGAATGTCATAATATTCAG GCGTGGGTATGCTACCGAGAGGCAGAAGGGCTTACTTCTAGTTGAAAAACTTGATTACCTACAGTCGAAGCTCTTGCAAAAAGTTTTCTTCAGCCTGTCTACACCCTTAAAGAACATCAGTAAATGGCTTAGTGAG GCACTGAAAAGTTTGAGTGGGATGGAAGATTTGCAAATTTGGAATGAGAAAGTGAAGCAGTGGCTTAAAGAGCAGTATTCTCCGGAGAATTATCTTTCTTTTGAAGAAAGTTCCTCTGACAACAAAGTGGGATCTGATACAAATACGGATCTTCCTATTTGGATTGCCGCGCAAAGGGCAGTCCCTCGTTATAGAGGACTGCTGTCACCTGTTGGCCCCCGTGGCCGGCTTATCAGGAAGTTGCTTACATGGACTGGATTAATTCCTTCGCTACCAGAAGCATCAAATTATTGTGATATTGATATGAAGTATTCAGAAAATTATTTGAG GCCTAATTTCTTACCAAGAATAACTCTTACAAATATATGGGAACCTGCATCAAGAGAATCTTGTGGCGGCAATGTTTGGGAGACACTAAAAGCTTCTATTGCCATTTTATTTCGGCGATCAACCCTTCAG GAACCAGCTTTCCAAGAACTGATTCTGCTTTATACTGATGAATCAACTCAAAGTAGAGCTAGAGATGAAAAAGATATGCTTCCATTGCAGTTAAAGATATACGAGAAAATACCAATTCCAGACCTTCCA GTTGTTTTTCCTCATAAGAAGCTGTCCTTTCGAATCCTTGATACA GTGCGGTTGGATATTGCCACTATAATAGGACTGTTGGCTTACATTGtcaattacaaatttgaaaacATAGTCTCGTCTCC ATCGGCTATTCTTCTTGATGTGGTTGCAGTCAGTGCTTTGATAATATATGTTTTTCGTGTAGTGTTGGGCTACAAACAGACTTGGGACAGGTATCAG CTTCTGGTCAATAAAACTCTTTATGAGAAAACTTTAGCCAGTGGTTTTGGTTCAGTTTACTTTCTTCTTGATGCTTCTGAGCAGCAACAA TATAAGGAAGCAGTTTTGGTGTACGCACTTTTACTCTGTCCAAAAAAGTATCAG ATATCCTGCCGAAAAACCATAGGGGATGCATGCGAACATTTCATGTACGATAAGTTCAAAGAAAAG ATTGAAATGCCTATCAACAAGGCTATGGATACACTGGTGAGATTGGGCTTGGTTATGGAGTTCCCCATGGACGAAGACCTCAACGTTGTAGCTCTCTCGTGTTCCGAGGCATGCGAGATTCTAAGGAAACGTTGGGATAGCTTATTGGAACAAAACTCATGA